One part of the Archangium lipolyticum genome encodes these proteins:
- a CDS encoding response regulator produces MTQQIRALVVDDSMPMRRSLMYALQRLGTWVHTDEAQDGAEGLKKLTQGRYDLVLTDINMPLMDGLKLIRHLRQTDAYRSVPIVVITTESAVEDRERAMALGASAYLIKPVQSKVVQDTVKSLLRLE; encoded by the coding sequence ATGACGCAGCAGATCCGTGCGCTCGTGGTGGACGACTCCATGCCCATGCGGCGCAGCCTCATGTACGCGCTGCAGCGCCTGGGCACGTGGGTCCATACCGACGAGGCCCAGGATGGGGCCGAGGGCCTCAAGAAGCTCACCCAGGGGCGGTACGATCTCGTCCTCACCGACATCAACATGCCGTTGATGGATGGGCTCAAGCTCATCCGCCACCTCCGGCAGACGGACGCGTACCGTTCCGTCCCCATCGTGGTCATCACCACCGAGTCCGCCGTCGAGGACCGGGAGCGCGCCATGGCGCTCGGGGCCAGCGCCTACCTGATCAAGCCCGTGCAGTCCAAGGTCGTCCAGGACACGGTGAAGAGCCTGTTGCGCCTCGAATGA